From a single Bacteroidota bacterium genomic region:
- a CDS encoding proprotein convertase P-domain-containing protein, with the protein MKKQLLLWVALLLSPFFSYSQCTTTNATSCVCKDGTTNCQLLPDIKVARPPLLVNGSSGYLEYPQTCNPPCSGNDGRLRVSVSTPNIGFGPLEVRTTPTAICGTDTFYNVPSNFTCPNGQPLRQILNQRVYQKNGNAMSYIDRFAGSMTYHPSHGHMHVDDWGIYTLRTATSDPNPLNWPVVGTGSKLAFCLMDYGTCSYYNGHCVDSANNTMLNGNFPNFGLGGGNYGCSSVVQGISSGYTDIYYQSLDGMWINLPPGLCNGTYWMVIQLDPYNYFLESDETNNVLAVQVTLTQQGGTLPVVTASGSTTFCQGGSVSLTASSATNYLWLNGATTQSITVNQAGNYSVTVNTGTSCVSTSTPTTVTVSQIPVTATATPANICAGENVQLGASATGGGTSNQVVTYTNNTIYNIPDNNATGISSFITVNNIDPVTINSNTVVSVQLDITHTYDGDLQIQLIAPSGNAINLSNRRGGSGNNFTNTIFIGSAALSISQGSAPFGGSYRPDGPFTSLTGNSNGTWTLKIMDLAGTDIGTLNYWTLKLNDVVPTTLSYNWTSLPAGFTSTNQNPTVNPTQNTTYTVTATESGTGCQGTQTVSVVVGNGINVTANTPAPICAGQSANLSVSGADTYVWSPASGLNGTTGNAVIASPSQTTTYTVVGTTSGCTDTAYVTVVVNPLPVINASASTSICAGGSVTLQASGAPNLSWSPATGLNTTSGNSVVASPGQTTIYTVTGSDNGCSNSSTVTVSVNALPVVTASANISICAGQSTALTASGASSYNWSPSSGLDQTTGSTVNASPSVDRTYTVIGTDNNGCSASATVTVTVIDLPIAPTSIVGAANHCLPMSASFAINPIGNATSYTWSVPAGMSLSGQGTSNVTVNATGASSGDLCVISNNTCGSSAPRCVAVTANSSAPVRPGSVSGTGKACAGDVVNYSIATVANSNSYLWTNPAGTTLLSGQGTHAISLQFNAGYAGGTLSVQAVNGCGNSLSRVKSLSLNIPATTSVISGQTTGLCNSQQTYSVMPVVGMTYNWSVPSGATILNGQGTNNIQVQFGAGFTNGNVSVNAQNACGTSTARVKSVKAAPAIPASITGPASVCQGQQGVNYTAASVYGATSYTWTAPTNATIAAGQGTLNASVNYAMNAVSSKIKVKASNACSTSSNRTKSIVLNSCIKVSDFTTSALTGLSLLPNPATTYVEVQFNSNSDQPSTLRVTNVLGQEVYTQSIHPSNGINNYMVDVRKLNSGVYIVSILQDGKSFAQRLVVE; encoded by the coding sequence ATGAAAAAACAATTACTACTTTGGGTTGCATTACTACTGTCACCCTTCTTCAGTTATTCACAATGTACTACTACCAACGCGACGTCTTGTGTATGTAAGGACGGTACAACAAATTGTCAACTGCTTCCGGATATTAAAGTAGCACGTCCGCCACTACTGGTGAATGGATCCAGTGGATATTTAGAATATCCACAAACCTGTAATCCTCCTTGTAGTGGTAATGACGGACGTTTACGTGTTTCTGTTTCTACTCCTAACATTGGGTTTGGTCCCCTGGAAGTGCGTACTACTCCTACAGCTATTTGTGGTACCGATACATTTTACAATGTTCCCAGCAACTTTACTTGTCCGAACGGACAGCCATTGCGTCAGATATTGAACCAACGCGTGTATCAAAAAAATGGTAATGCCATGTCATACATCGACCGTTTTGCAGGAAGTATGACTTATCACCCATCACACGGACATATGCACGTTGATGATTGGGGTATTTACACTTTACGTACTGCAACTTCGGATCCAAATCCGTTAAACTGGCCTGTAGTAGGTACAGGTTCAAAACTTGCCTTTTGTTTAATGGATTATGGAACATGTTCTTATTACAATGGACATTGTGTTGACAGTGCAAACAATACCATGCTAAACGGTAACTTCCCTAATTTTGGATTAGGCGGAGGTAACTACGGTTGCTCTAGTGTTGTTCAGGGAATTTCATCCGGATACACTGATATTTATTACCAGTCATTGGATGGTATGTGGATCAATCTTCCTCCCGGACTTTGTAACGGAACTTACTGGATGGTCATTCAGTTAGATCCATACAACTACTTTTTAGAAAGTGATGAAACAAATAACGTACTCGCAGTGCAAGTGACGTTAACACAGCAAGGTGGTACTTTACCTGTAGTTACAGCCAGCGGTTCTACCACTTTCTGTCAGGGCGGAAGTGTATCACTCACTGCAAGTTCTGCAACGAATTATTTATGGTTGAATGGTGCAACTACACAATCTATCACCGTGAATCAAGCCGGAAATTATAGTGTTACTGTGAATACCGGAACATCTTGCGTATCGACTTCTACACCAACAACCGTAACTGTTTCTCAGATTCCTGTTACGGCTACTGCTACTCCTGCTAATATTTGTGCAGGTGAAAATGTTCAACTAGGAGCATCAGCTACCGGAGGTGGTACATCCAATCAGGTAGTGACCTATACGAATAATACTATTTACAATATTCCTGATAACAATGCAACCGGTATTTCAAGTTTCATTACCGTTAATAATATTGATCCTGTTACTATCAATTCCAATACAGTTGTTTCAGTACAACTTGACATTACTCATACTTATGATGGTGATCTTCAAATCCAGTTAATTGCTCCTTCCGGAAATGCGATTAACTTAAGTAACCGCAGAGGTGGTAGTGGTAATAATTTTACTAACACCATCTTTATAGGTAGTGCCGCACTTTCAATATCTCAAGGTTCCGCTCCTTTCGGCGGAAGTTACAGACCCGATGGTCCATTTACATCATTAACGGGAAATTCAAACGGTACCTGGACACTCAAAATAATGGATTTGGCCGGTACAGATATAGGAACGCTGAATTACTGGACTTTGAAATTAAACGATGTTGTTCCTACAACACTCAGCTATAACTGGACTTCATTACCTGCAGGATTTACCTCCACTAATCAAAATCCTACAGTTAATCCTACTCAAAATACTACTTATACGGTTACTGCTACTGAAAGCGGAACCGGTTGTCAAGGAACTCAGACCGTGAGTGTTGTTGTAGGGAATGGAATTAATGTTACTGCAAATACACCTGCACCTATCTGCGCAGGACAATCTGCAAATCTTTCAGTGAGCGGGGCAGATACTTATGTCTGGAGTCCTGCTTCCGGTCTGAATGGAACAACCGGAAATGCGGTTATTGCATCTCCATCACAAACTACTACCTACACTGTTGTTGGAACTACCAGTGGTTGTACCGACACGGCGTATGTAACAGTGGTTGTAAATCCATTGCCTGTGATCAATGCCTCTGCAAGTACAAGTATATGTGCAGGTGGATCAGTTACGCTACAGGCCTCAGGAGCTCCCAATCTAAGCTGGAGTCCTGCTACAGGATTAAATACAACTTCAGGAAACAGTGTTGTAGCTTCTCCCGGTCAAACGACCATTTATACTGTGACGGGTTCTGACAATGGTTGTTCCAATTCATCAACAGTTACTGTGTCTGTGAATGCATTACCTGTGGTTACTGCAAGTGCGAACATCAGTATCTGTGCAGGACAATCAACGGCATTGACTGCATCAGGCGCATCATCATATAACTGGAGTCCTTCTTCCGGATTGGATCAAACTACCGGTTCCACTGTGAATGCTTCTCCTTCTGTGGACAGAACATACACGGTTATAGGAACCGACAACAATGGTTGTTCTGCTTCCGCAACCGTAACAGTAACTGTCATTGACCTTCCTATTGCACCAACATCCATTGTAGGTGCCGCCAATCATTGTTTACCCATGTCAGCATCTTTTGCTATCAATCCAATTGGAAATGCAACCTCCTATACATGGTCAGTACCTGCCGGAATGAGTCTTAGCGGACAAGGTACAAGTAATGTTACTGTGAATGCTACCGGTGCCTCTTCAGGTGATCTATGTGTAATTTCAAATAATACTTGTGGCAGCAGTGCACCGAGATGTGTAGCTGTAACTGCAAACAGTAGTGCACCCGTTAGACCGGGTTCTGTTTCCGGTACCGGAAAAGCTTGTGCCGGAGATGTTGTAAATTACAGTATTGCTACCGTAGCCAACTCTAATTCTTACTTATGGACAAATCCTGCAGGTACTACCTTACTTAGCGGACAGGGTACACATGCAATCAGTTTGCAGTTTAATGCCGGTTATGCCGGTGGAACATTGAGTGTTCAGGCTGTAAATGGTTGTGGCAATAGCTTGTCACGTGTTAAATCGCTTTCATTAAATATTCCTGCAACAACAAGTGTAATATCAGGACAAACTACGGGCTTGTGTAATTCACAACAAACGTATAGTGTTATGCCTGTAGTTGGAATGACTTATAACTGGAGTGTTCCATCGGGTGCAACCATCCTGAATGGACAAGGTACTAATAACATTCAAGTACAATTTGGAGCAGGATTTACAAATGGCAATGTTTCTGTAAATGCCCAAAATGCATGCGGTACAAGTACAGCGCGTGTGAAGAGTGTTAAAGCTGCACCGGCAATTCCTGCTTCTATCACAGGACCTGCCAGCGTATGTCAGGGTCAACAAGGAGTAAATTATACTGCTGCATCAGTGTATGGCGCTACTTCTTATACCTGGACAGCTCCAACCAATGCAACCATCGCTGCAGGACAAGGAACACTGAATGCCAGCGTGAATTATGCTATGAATGCTGTAAGCAGTAAGATAAAAGTGAAAGCCTCAAATGCTTGCTCTACCTCTTCAAATAGAACGAAGAGTATCGTATTAAACAGCTGCATCAAGGTATCTGACTTCACTACTTCAGCGTTAACCGGTTTATCTTTATTACCAAATCCGGCCACCACTTATGTTGAAGTTCAGTTTAACAGCAATTCCGATCAGCCCTCTACATTAAGAGTTACAAATGTACTTGGTCAGGAGGTGTATACTCAATCCATTCATCCATCTAATGGAATTAACAACTATATGGTTGATGTTCGCAAACTGAACTCCGGCGTTTACATAGTAAGTATTCTTCAGGATGGTAAGTCCTTTGCTCAGCGCCTGGTTGTTGAATAA
- a CDS encoding T9SS type A sorting domain-containing protein, giving the protein MKLDDIDQPWIGTADKGLLYKNGSNFIVYDTANSPLTDVVIQCVNIDDSGKVWIGTQTGGLFILDPSLLTGISSTGTFTNVSVYPNPASDVLFYNSPFPTVSCEITDLSGRLLLSESGTSNQIDIHALSTGLYHVRFIYEDGNSITRKFLKQ; this is encoded by the coding sequence TTGAAACTTGACGATATAGACCAACCCTGGATTGGCACTGCTGACAAAGGGCTCCTGTACAAAAACGGCAGTAACTTTATTGTATACGACACTGCCAACTCCCCTTTAACGGATGTCGTAATTCAATGCGTAAACATTGACGATAGCGGTAAAGTATGGATCGGAACGCAAACCGGCGGATTGTTTATTCTTGACCCTTCGCTACTCACCGGTATTTCCAGTACAGGTACTTTCACTAACGTTAGCGTCTATCCTAATCCGGCCAGTGATGTACTTTTTTACAACAGTCCATTCCCAACTGTTAGTTGTGAAATCACAGATCTGAGCGGGCGTCTTTTACTTTCAGAAAGTGGAACGTCTAACCAAATTGATATTCATGCGCTGAGTACCGGCCTTTATCATGTCAGATTCATTTATGAAGATGGGAATAGTATAACGAGGAAATTTCTGAAGCAATAA
- the dnaG gene encoding DNA primase — MINNSTKELILETARIEEVVGDFVALKKRGANLLGLCPFHNERTPSFTVSPAKGFFKCFGCGKAGDSLTFIMEHEHQTFPEALRYLAKKYNITIEEEAPTPEYLEQQSHRENLFTVIAFAQQFYQDYLWNAEEGKAIGLSYFHERGFTDDIIRRFNLGFSPDKWDGLTAAAIQEGYKVEFLEKTGLTILNENKQYDRFRGRVMFPIHNLTGRVIAFGARILKTDPKSPKYLNSPETEIYFKSKNLYGISQARKAIVAHDGCYLVEGYTDVISMHQAGIENVVASSGTALTVEQIRLIGRYTRNVTVLYDGDPAGIKASLRGIDLILEEGMNVRVVLFPDGEDPDSYSSKVSTEELKVFLKEQAVDFITFKTKLLLADSAGDPIKKAALIRDIVDTIAKIPDAITRAAYLKHTSVLMEMGESILLNELNKILRKQVRKAGEESFQQEGSGPAQPVPQDPLTAALADAQEEVSDEFDTFTQEEEIIRIMLLYADHNFTIPFGADQTPTRVKDFIISHLRDDGIHFSNEVYAGILAEFSVQLDEGLPYNEQDFLQQLTPEIKNTAISLMTPPYELAKWSEHHIEVRREADQLHKTVIDPVMYIKKKQLTKIREELRAELKAREMAQISIDDIMLEIKKVEELQVFLNSFTNTVIQK; from the coding sequence ATGATAAATAATTCTACCAAGGAGTTAATTCTTGAAACAGCCCGGATTGAAGAGGTGGTGGGTGACTTTGTAGCCTTGAAGAAGCGGGGTGCCAATCTTTTAGGTCTTTGTCCTTTTCACAATGAACGTACTCCTTCTTTCACGGTATCTCCTGCTAAAGGATTTTTTAAATGCTTCGGATGCGGAAAGGCAGGTGATTCGCTTACGTTTATCATGGAGCACGAACACCAGACTTTTCCGGAGGCTTTACGTTATCTGGCAAAGAAGTACAATATCACTATTGAGGAGGAAGCGCCCACACCCGAATATCTGGAGCAGCAATCGCATCGCGAGAATTTATTTACGGTGATTGCTTTTGCGCAGCAGTTTTATCAGGATTACTTATGGAATGCAGAAGAAGGTAAAGCGATTGGACTTTCTTATTTTCATGAAAGAGGTTTTACGGATGATATCATTCGCCGGTTCAATCTGGGATTTTCTCCGGATAAATGGGATGGCCTTACTGCAGCAGCTATTCAGGAAGGATATAAAGTGGAGTTTCTGGAGAAAACCGGTCTTACGATTCTGAATGAAAATAAGCAATACGATCGTTTCAGAGGACGCGTGATGTTTCCGATTCATAATCTCACGGGACGTGTCATTGCTTTTGGTGCGCGTATTTTAAAGACAGATCCAAAGAGTCCGAAGTATCTCAATTCTCCGGAGACAGAAATCTATTTTAAGAGCAAGAATCTCTATGGCATCTCGCAGGCGCGAAAGGCTATAGTAGCTCACGATGGTTGCTATTTGGTAGAGGGATATACGGATGTTATTTCCATGCATCAGGCCGGCATTGAAAATGTGGTGGCCTCCAGCGGAACAGCACTAACGGTTGAGCAGATACGCTTGATTGGTCGCTACACCAGAAATGTCACTGTGCTCTATGATGGTGATCCGGCCGGAATAAAAGCATCGCTACGCGGTATTGATCTGATCCTCGAAGAAGGTATGAATGTGCGGGTCGTCCTGTTTCCGGATGGGGAAGATCCGGACTCCTACTCATCAAAAGTTTCAACGGAAGAATTGAAAGTGTTCTTAAAGGAGCAGGCGGTCGATTTTATCACCTTTAAAACAAAATTATTGCTTGCTGATTCAGCCGGAGATCCGATTAAAAAGGCCGCCTTGATTCGTGATATCGTTGATACCATCGCGAAAATACCCGATGCGATTACACGTGCTGCTTATCTGAAGCATACTTCGGTGTTGATGGAGATGGGAGAATCGATTTTATTGAATGAACTGAATAAGATCCTTCGCAAACAAGTGCGTAAAGCAGGGGAGGAGTCTTTCCAACAGGAGGGATCAGGTCCAGCTCAACCTGTACCACAGGATCCATTAACAGCAGCGCTTGCAGACGCTCAGGAGGAAGTTTCGGATGAGTTCGATACGTTTACGCAGGAGGAAGAGATTATCCGGATTATGTTGCTCTATGCCGATCATAATTTCACCATCCCATTTGGAGCGGATCAAACACCTACCCGCGTGAAAGATTTTATCATTTCTCATCTTCGTGATGATGGTATTCATTTTTCGAATGAAGTCTATGCCGGAATTCTTGCGGAGTTCTCTGTACAGTTGGATGAGGGTTTACCCTATAATGAACAGGATTTTTTACAACAGCTAACACCTGAAATTAAAAATACAGCTATCAGTCTGATGACTCCACCCTATGAATTGGCAAAATGGAGTGAACATCATATTGAAGTCCGACGGGAGGCAGATCAATTGCATAAGACCGTGATTGATCCGGTCATGTACATTAAAAAGAAGCAATTGACTAAAATCAGAGAGGAGCTTCGCGCAGAGCTAAAGGCCCGTGAAATGGCGCAAATATCAATTGATGATATCATGCTAGAGATAAAAAAAGTAGAAGAACTGCAGGTGTTTTTAAATAGTTTTACCAATACCGTAATTCAGAAATAA